One region of Hydrogenobaculum sp. Y04AAS1 genomic DNA includes:
- the groES gene encoding co-chaperone GroES, producing the protein MKLKPIYDKIVVKRMEEKEQKTPSGIIIPDTAKEKPQVGEVIAVGNGKVLNNGEIRPLAVNVGDKVLFNKYAGTEVELDGEKYLVMAEDEVLAIIE; encoded by the coding sequence ATGAAGCTAAAACCGATTTACGACAAGATTGTTGTGAAGCGCATGGAAGAAAAGGAACAAAAAACACCATCTGGTATCATTATACCAGATACGGCCAAAGAAAAACCTCAAGTAGGTGAGGTAATAGCAGTAGGTAATGGGAAAGTTCTAAACAACGGTGAAATAAGACCGTTGGCCGTAAATGTAGGTGATAAAGTGCTTTTCAACAAATACGCCGGCACAGAAGTAGAATTGGACGGCGAAAAATATCTTGTAATGGCCGAAGACGAAGTATTAGCTATCATTGAATAA
- the groL gene encoding chaperonin GroEL (60 kDa chaperone family; promotes refolding of misfolded polypeptides especially under stressful conditions; forms two stacked rings of heptamers to form a barrel-shaped 14mer; ends can be capped by GroES; misfolded proteins enter the barrel where they are refolded when GroES binds), which produces MAAKHVIYGEEARAKLKAGVDKLANAVKVTLGPKGREVIIEKKWGVPVVTKDGVTVAKEIELKDQFENIGAQLVKEVASKTADVAGDGTTTATVLAQAIFTEGLKAIASGANPMDLKRGIDEAVALVIEEVKKASIPVTSNKEIEQVATISANNDPVIGKLLAEAMEKVGKDGVITVEESKSSETTLETVQGMQFDRGYLSPYFITDADKMQAVLENPYILIFEKKISNIKELLPVLENVVRVGRSLVIIAEDVEAEALATLVVNTLKGVIRAVAVKAPGFGQRRKDYLEDIAILTGGQAITEDLGIKLESVTLDMLGQAEKVIVDKENTTIVGGKGDKKKVEARIEQIKKQIKETTSDYDREKLQERLAKLSGGVAIIRVGAATESELKEKKARVEDAVHATKAAAEEGIVAGGGTALAKASRVLENYTSANKDRELGVKIVYNACKYPLKQIAYNAGYEGSLVLEKVYEDQDKNYGFDAANGEYKDMVKAGIIDPTKVVRTALQNAASAAGTMLTAEALIAELPEKKEKTPTPTDMPPDFD; this is translated from the coding sequence ATGGCAGCAAAACATGTTATCTATGGAGAAGAAGCAAGGGCAAAATTAAAAGCAGGCGTTGACAAGTTGGCTAATGCCGTTAAAGTCACCCTTGGACCAAAGGGTAGAGAAGTCATCATAGAAAAGAAATGGGGGGTACCAGTAGTTACAAAAGATGGTGTTACTGTAGCTAAAGAAATAGAACTAAAAGACCAATTTGAAAACATAGGAGCCCAACTTGTAAAAGAAGTAGCTTCAAAAACTGCTGATGTAGCAGGTGATGGTACCACTACAGCTACAGTTTTAGCTCAAGCTATATTCACAGAAGGCCTAAAAGCAATAGCTTCTGGTGCAAATCCAATGGATTTAAAAAGAGGTATAGACGAAGCTGTAGCACTTGTCATAGAAGAAGTCAAGAAAGCCTCTATACCTGTTACCAGCAATAAAGAAATAGAACAAGTAGCCACAATATCCGCTAACAACGATCCTGTAATAGGAAAATTGTTGGCTGAAGCTATGGAAAAGGTAGGAAAAGATGGTGTAATAACTGTAGAAGAATCAAAATCCTCTGAAACCACACTTGAAACAGTACAAGGTATGCAATTTGATAGGGGATATCTCTCACCATACTTTATAACCGATGCAGATAAAATGCAAGCAGTATTGGAAAACCCATACATACTAATATTTGAGAAAAAGATAAGCAACATAAAAGAACTTCTACCTGTATTAGAAAACGTAGTAAGAGTCGGTAGATCTTTAGTAATAATAGCTGAAGACGTAGAGGCTGAAGCACTTGCTACTTTAGTAGTAAACACTCTAAAAGGAGTAATAAGGGCGGTAGCTGTAAAAGCACCTGGATTTGGTCAAAGGAGAAAAGACTACTTAGAAGATATAGCTATATTAACTGGTGGTCAAGCTATCACTGAAGATCTCGGTATAAAGTTAGAATCTGTAACTCTTGATATGCTTGGACAAGCCGAAAAAGTGATAGTGGATAAGGAAAATACCACTATAGTAGGTGGAAAGGGCGACAAGAAAAAAGTAGAAGCACGTATAGAGCAAATAAAGAAGCAAATAAAAGAAACCACCTCAGACTACGATAGGGAAAAGCTTCAAGAAAGACTTGCTAAGCTTTCTGGTGGCGTAGCAATTATAAGAGTTGGAGCGGCTACAGAGTCTGAGCTAAAAGAAAAGAAGGCTAGAGTAGAAGATGCGGTACATGCCACAAAAGCTGCTGCTGAAGAAGGTATAGTAGCTGGTGGTGGTACAGCTTTAGCAAAAGCTTCAAGAGTATTAGAAAACTATACAAGCGCCAACAAAGACAGAGAGCTTGGAGTGAAAATTGTGTACAACGCCTGCAAGTATCCTCTAAAACAAATAGCTTATAACGCCGGTTACGAGGGTTCTTTGGTGCTTGAAAAAGTATATGAAGATCAAGACAAGAACTATGGTTTTGACGCCGCCAACGGAGAGTACAAAGATATGGTAAAAGCAGGTATAATAGATCCAACCAAAGTGGTAAGAACCGCTTTACAAAATGCAGCATCTGCAGCCGGAACAATGCTAACCGCTGAAGCTCTTATAGCAGAACTCCCTGAAAAGAAGGAAAAGACACCAACCCCAACAGATATGCCACCAGATTTTGATTAA
- the dgt gene encoding dGTP triphosphohydrolase: MIGYNDFDKERILKEDEFIQKKKDTDVRSDFERDRARIIHSSAFRRLQGKTQIMSPGYLDFYRTRLTHSLEVAQISKGMAIKHGIDSTIVEAISLAHDIGHPPLGHSGEQTLRELMKEHGLFESNAQNIRILTYLEIKTLKDDKSYGLNLTRAVLDGVIKYKGFLTKENKKGLYKENEMELEFIDPYYQDAQVPIETQIMDWADDIAYSVHDIEDGVRLSLINSIVIDKIGQKILEDAKASNIDKSFAEKTLEDFQEELYKIQKAGAFERKKLLKSFTSFRIHKFINATKIEQNDKRRPNTQRYDYKLKVDEEAKWEVVILKNISKELFINDYRLEQLRHKLSFVIKELFGLLSQKDAKKYYPDDFKYMWDINNCDHDEKMRFRLACDYIAGMTDNFALKLYRRLFSPSNDGLFDIA, translated from the coding sequence ATGATTGGCTATAACGATTTTGATAAAGAAAGGATTTTGAAAGAAGATGAGTTTATACAGAAAAAGAAAGATACTGATGTAAGAAGCGATTTTGAGCGGGATAGAGCAAGAATTATACATTCTTCAGCTTTTAGAAGACTCCAAGGAAAAACTCAAATAATGAGCCCTGGCTATCTTGATTTTTATAGGACAAGATTGACGCATAGTCTTGAAGTAGCCCAGATATCAAAAGGCATGGCAATAAAACATGGTATTGATAGTACTATTGTAGAAGCGATATCTTTGGCACACGACATAGGTCATCCACCGCTGGGCCATTCTGGTGAACAGACTTTGAGAGAGTTGATGAAAGAGCATGGTTTGTTTGAATCAAACGCTCAAAATATAAGGATACTTACTTATCTTGAGATAAAAACCTTAAAAGACGACAAAAGCTATGGGTTGAATTTAACAAGGGCAGTTTTAGATGGTGTAATAAAGTATAAAGGCTTTTTAACAAAGGAAAATAAAAAAGGCTTGTATAAAGAAAATGAAATGGAGTTAGAATTTATAGACCCTTATTATCAAGATGCTCAAGTCCCTATAGAGACCCAAATTATGGATTGGGCAGATGATATAGCGTATTCGGTACACGATATAGAAGATGGAGTAAGGCTTTCTTTAATAAACTCTATAGTTATTGACAAAATAGGACAAAAGATTTTAGAAGATGCAAAAGCGTCAAATATAGACAAAAGTTTTGCAGAAAAAACGTTGGAAGACTTTCAAGAAGAGCTTTATAAAATCCAAAAAGCTGGGGCTTTTGAAAGAAAAAAACTTTTAAAGTCTTTTACATCCTTTAGAATACATAAGTTTATAAATGCTACAAAGATAGAACAAAACGACAAAAGAAGACCTAATACTCAAAGATATGACTATAAGCTTAAAGTAGATGAAGAGGCGAAGTGGGAAGTTGTTATATTGAAAAATATAAGCAAAGAGCTTTTTATAAACGATTACAGACTAGAACAGCTAAGACATAAATTGAGTTTTGTTATTAAAGAGCTTTTCGGACTTTTATCCCAAAAAGATGCTAAGAAATATTATCCAGATGATTTTAAATATATGTGGGATATAAATAACTGTGATCATGATGAAAAAATGCGCTTTCGCCTTGCCTGTGATTACATAGCTGGAATGACCGATAACTTTGCGCTTAAGCTTTATAGGAGATTGTTTAGTCCTAGCAACGATGGATTATTTGACATCGCGTAG
- the hisIE gene encoding bifunctional phosphoribosyl-AMP cyclohydrolase/phosphoribosyl-ATP diphosphatase HisIE, translating to MSIEDIAFDEKGLIPVIAQDAFSGEIRMLAYANKEAIKKTIETGYAHYFSRSRNSIWKKGETSGELQEVLEIRLDCDNDTLIYMIKQHKDIACHTGNRNCFFKAFDKEKPSLMPFEILPFLERLIKDRISNPVESSYTSKLIKEGLDRIVQKVGEEAIESVIAFKNQDKKEIAYELADLIYHILVGIKYSNMSFEDVEFELIRRHKS from the coding sequence ATGAGCATAGAAGATATAGCTTTTGATGAAAAAGGTCTTATACCAGTAATAGCGCAAGACGCTTTTAGTGGCGAGATAAGAATGTTAGCTTACGCAAACAAAGAAGCTATCAAAAAAACGATAGAGACAGGCTACGCACATTACTTTTCTCGTTCAAGAAATAGCATATGGAAAAAGGGAGAGACTTCCGGAGAACTCCAAGAGGTGCTTGAGATAAGGCTTGATTGCGATAACGACACACTTATATATATGATAAAACAACACAAAGATATCGCTTGCCATACAGGTAATAGAAATTGCTTTTTTAAGGCTTTTGATAAAGAAAAACCTTCTTTGATGCCCTTTGAGATATTGCCATTTCTAGAAAGACTTATAAAAGATAGAATATCAAATCCAGTAGAAAGCTCATACACTTCTAAGCTTATAAAAGAAGGACTTGATAGAATAGTGCAAAAAGTAGGCGAAGAGGCTATAGAGAGCGTTATAGCTTTTAAAAACCAAGATAAAAAAGAGATTGCTTATGAATTGGCAGACTTAATTTATCATATTTTGGTGGGTATAAAATACTCCAATATGTCCTTTGAGGATGTAGAATTTGAACTTATAAGAAGACATAAATCATAG
- a CDS encoding glycosyltransferase family 39 protein: MLFLVIALYFVNLGTNQVFAPNESFYADAALNMLKTGNYLVPIYNDHIRLAKPPLLYWLIALSFKMFGVSSFSLRLPSALAGAFCVLFTYYFGEKITKNLGLYGAIATGTALEFVSNTRYASPEVLFCFFISSSIYFLYFYLKSQKLIYLIVSIVMSSLAMLTKGPVGVLIVGFVGFWYIVFENPKLLKDYKLYMAFVIALFIGGLWYIEVLNSPYKELLIHKFYVENIKRINGLESDPWYFYLKDTIVSFAPFSIILYLFFLNLKSLKTIKLASVWFFSLFIVFSLIKMKIPTYLIPAYPAMGFIVGINAMTKKYFRYMFWILFCIGLLIYYVLIIFVLSSIEPYRPYKEMGDVIRLYKDNKPVYYEGYFIHQLPFYADATIKKFTKNSKPGILITETPCKKPLWEGYVYTDSESRFLVFLKDIYKFRKGNIKYSKFKKFYICDYKGPTKMGRP, from the coding sequence TTGCTTTTTTTAGTAATAGCACTTTATTTTGTAAACCTGGGCACAAATCAAGTGTTTGCTCCCAACGAGTCTTTTTATGCAGATGCTGCTTTAAACATGTTGAAAACTGGCAATTATCTAGTTCCCATCTACAACGACCATATAAGGCTTGCCAAACCACCCCTTTTATACTGGCTTATAGCGTTATCTTTTAAAATGTTTGGGGTTTCAAGCTTTTCTCTGAGATTACCCTCCGCCCTTGCCGGGGCTTTTTGTGTTTTATTTACTTATTACTTTGGTGAAAAAATCACAAAAAACCTTGGGTTATACGGCGCTATTGCCACAGGTACGGCTCTTGAGTTTGTATCAAACACAAGGTACGCTTCTCCCGAAGTACTGTTTTGCTTTTTCATAAGTAGCTCTATATATTTTCTTTATTTTTATCTTAAAAGCCAAAAGCTTATATATCTTATCGTGAGTATCGTTATGTCTTCTTTGGCTATGCTTACCAAAGGTCCTGTGGGGGTTCTGATAGTGGGTTTTGTGGGCTTTTGGTATATTGTGTTTGAAAATCCTAAGCTTTTAAAAGATTATAAGCTATATATGGCGTTTGTTATAGCTCTTTTTATAGGTGGGCTTTGGTATATAGAAGTCTTAAATTCACCTTACAAAGAGCTTCTTATACACAAATTTTATGTAGAAAACATAAAGAGAATAAACGGTTTAGAATCTGACCCTTGGTATTTTTACTTAAAAGATACGATAGTGTCTTTTGCCCCTTTTTCTATTATACTTTATTTGTTTTTTCTTAATCTTAAAAGCCTAAAAACTATAAAACTTGCAAGTGTATGGTTTTTTTCACTTTTTATCGTGTTTTCCTTGATAAAGATGAAGATTCCAACATATCTTATACCAGCTTATCCAGCGATGGGTTTTATAGTGGGTATAAACGCCATGACTAAAAAATACTTTAGATACATGTTTTGGATACTATTTTGTATTGGGCTTTTGATATACTATGTTTTAATTATTTTTGTTTTATCATCTATAGAACCTTATAGACCATATAAAGAAATGGGCGATGTTATAAGGCTTTATAAAGATAATAAACCGGTTTATTATGAAGGGTATTTCATCCATCAGCTACCGTTTTATGCTGATGCTACGATTAAAAAATTTACTAAAAATTCAAAACCAGGTATTTTAATAACGGAAACCCCATGTAAAAAACCTTTATGGGAAGGTTATGTGTATACAGATTCTGAGTCAAGGTTTTTGGTGTTTTTAAAAGATATTTACAAATTTAGAAAAGGTAATATCAAATATTCTAAATTTAAAAAATTTTATATATGTGATTATAAAGGCCCCACCAAAATGGGGAGGCCTTAA